The region TGTAATAATCTCTGGCGGCGGTCATGATAAAGCGGCGAGTTTGAGGACCGATAACGTTGAACTTGTTTTGTCAGAGTTTATCAAACGGGTGGGCGCTACCGATTAGAACTGAGGAGGTTCATATCTCATCAAGATGTACACGTGCTACGGATTCGTTGAAATGTAAACTGAATATCGTTTCTGCGATACGCGGTGCGATGGATATCTCGTTATACCACTCATGCTCCTTAGAGAAGGACTCGTGTCTCGGTACTGTATCAGTTGTCATTACCGCTAACAGTTCCCCGCACTCGTACCGTTTGTCGAACTCCTCAATAGGGTCGAACCTCTTCGTCTTATTATAGTTGCCTAAGAAATGCGTGACCATCACGACGAACTTTCCTATTCCCTTATCCTTGCATGCGTCCATTACCTTGAACAACGTTCCCCCAGTGTCTACCATATCATCTATGATCAGGGCATGTTTGTCCTTTAGAAGATGGTCAGGATAGGGAAGGATGACTCTGTCCACCACCCCCACCGAATCGTAATCCCTGACCTTTGACGCGATGTACACCGGAAGATCTAACTGTTTGGCAAAATGCTCACACTTCTTAGCGGCACCCGCGTCAGGAGCGATGATCACGAATCGTTCCCTGTAGTTAGGGAACCTCTTTTTAAACTCAGAAACGAGATCCCCGGTAGGATAGAGGTTGTCTATCTTCATGTCCACGGAAGCGGCCAACGTACCTATGGAATGTATGTCAAACACGAACAGTTCGTCACATCCGGATTCGTTCAACAGATGAAGGAAATCCCGTGCGGTTATCCCTTCCCGTTTCCTTCGGTGGTCCTGGCGTTCGTTGGAGAGTAACGGGTTGAACACTATTACCTTCCTCGCGCCCGCATCACGTTTCAGTGTGGATACCGTGTAGAAGAGTTCCATATCGTTCTCCGAAACGGTTCGTTCGTTATGCCATCTGTTCAGCAGGTCATAGATTTCTTGGCATGCACGTTCGTTTACCCCGGTACTTACGATGTTCATTATGTTGAAGAGTATCTTCTCTGGAGGAGTAACGGGACGGAAGGATTGATGGATCAGGAAAACGTTCGCGCCCCTCACGCTTTTGTCTATTTCTATCTTGAATTCTGTACTGTTAAAATCCACACGTTTGACCGGCCATAACCTGAACTCTTCCGAACCAAAAGATGCCCGGTTATCGGCTTTCAACATGACCAATCTGTCATATCTCTTTTCTTTCAGAACATCCCAAGGCGGTATCTGCCATCTCTCTGTCACGCCCAGTTTTTCAAACTCTCTCTTTATCTTAGTGTCCAACGCCTTACAGACCTTCTTACCGAGTTCCCTACTGTTTGAGGTAGCCGCAACGATAAGCCGGTCATGAACCATCCCATCACCCCATATAGTTATGATGAACGATGTTTTAAATTTATTGTTTTGACACTTTAGGCAACAGGTCTAATTTATATCATCCGAATCGCGCTCACACACCGGCACGATTGCTTACCTCTCCCACATCCGTTGTTATGTA is a window of Candidatus Micrarchaeota archaeon DNA encoding:
- a CDS encoding ribose-phosphate pyrophosphokinase, with the translated sequence MVHDRLIVAATSNSRELGKKVCKALDTKIKREFEKLGVTERWQIPPWDVLKEKRYDRLVMLKADNRASFGSEEFRLWPVKRVDFNSTEFKIEIDKSVRGANVFLIHQSFRPVTPPEKILFNIMNIVSTGVNERACQEIYDLLNRWHNERTVSENDMELFYTVSTLKRDAGARKVIVFNPLLSNERQDHRRKREGITARDFLHLLNESGCDELFVFDIHSIGTLAASVDMKIDNLYPTGDLVSEFKKRFPNYRERFVIIAPDAGAAKKCEHFAKQLDLPVYIASKVRDYDSVGVVDRVILPYPDHLLKDKHALIIDDMVDTGGTLFKVMDACKDKGIGKFVVMVTHFLGNYNKTKRFDPIEEFDKRYECGELLAVMTTDTVPRHESFSKEHEWYNEISIAPRIAETIFSLHFNESVARVHLDEI